A window of the Bacillus andreraoultii genome harbors these coding sequences:
- a CDS encoding NADPH-dependent FMN reductase — MKIVGLSGSKVGSKTRTAMNATMKELKEKYSEVELTLIDLAEYDVQFSDGRNYLEYEGDTKYVTETIMDADAIIIGTPIFQASIPATLKNIFDLLPERAFEGKVVSIIVTAGSSKHYLVAEQQLKPILSYMKAQVIQSYVFIEEKDFYRKEIINDDVFFRIQRLVEDTVVLTDTYGKIRAEKEAEYGF; from the coding sequence ATGAAGATTGTTGGATTATCGGGCTCAAAAGTCGGTTCAAAAACGAGAACAGCTATGAATGCAACAATGAAAGAGTTGAAGGAAAAATATTCTGAGGTTGAGTTGACCTTAATTGATTTGGCGGAGTATGACGTACAGTTTAGTGATGGGCGCAACTACTTGGAATATGAAGGTGATACAAAATATGTGACCGAAACGATTATGGATGCAGATGCTATCATTATTGGTACGCCAATTTTCCAAGCTTCTATTCCAGCGACGTTAAAAAATATTTTTGACTTGCTTCCAGAACGTGCTTTTGAAGGGAAAGTGGTAAGTATTATCGTAACAGCTGGCTCATCGAAACATTATTTAGTCGCGGAACAACAACTAAAACCTATCCTCTCCTATATGAAAGCGCAAGTTATTCAGTCTTACGTTTTTATAGAAGAAAAAGATTTTTATCGGAAAGAAATTATTAATGATGATGTGTTTTTCCGGATACAAAGGTTAGTAGAGGATACAGTTGTTTTAACTGACACTTACGGAAAAATTCGTGCAGAAAAAGAAGCGGAGTATGGGTTTTAG